The genomic window GTGCTGATCGCGCCGACCTGGACCCGGTCGGGCACCTGCAGCGGCACGAAGCCCGAGCCCCTGTGCACCTGCCAGCCGAGGACGGCGTCCCCGGCGATCCGTGCGTCGTCCTGGCCGTGGCCGACCAGGCGCGAGACTGCCGTCACGTGGAAGCCCTCCGGTACCGGGCCGGACAGCGTCGGCTCGCCCTCGAATGCCCACGCGTCGACGAAGCCGGGCGGGACGCTCTGTGACGACATGGGTCGAGCCTGGCACGTCCGACGGCGCCCCTCGGGCAGGATCGGCGGATGACGACGAGCGCGCCCGGGTTCCTGCTGCTGCACGGCTGGCAGAACAGGCGCCCCGTCGACCACTGGCAGCACCAGCTCGCCGAGGAGCTCCGCGGGCGGGGGCTCGCCGTGCGCTACCCGCAGCTGCCCTCGCCCGACGAGCCCGACCCGGCAGCGTGGGAGGCGGTGGTCAGGTCGGAGCACGCCGCCCTCGGTCCCGGCCCGGTGACGGTCGTCTGCCACAGCCTGTCGACCCTGCTCTGGCTGCGGATCCAGGCCGGGGCCCGCCCGCTCGCGGCCGACCGGGTGGCGCTCGTGTCGCCTCCCTCGCCCGAGCTGATCGCCGGGCAGGACGCCGTGCACGCGTTCGTCGACGGGGGCCGGGCTGCCGGTGGCGACGCCGTCGGTGCGGAGACCGCGAGCGCGGAGCCCGCGGGTGCGGAGGCGGCGGACTCGCCGGAGCCCGCGGGTGCGGAGGCGGCGGACTCGCCGGAGCCGCTGCTGTTCGACGGCCGCCTCCTGGGGACGGGTGCCGTCGGCGACGCCGTGGTCGTGGCCGGCGACGACGACCCGTGGCTCCCGCTCGGCCTCGGCGACACGTGGCGCGGCCGCCTGGACGCCCGCCAGGTCGTCGTCCGCGGCGGCGGACACCTCACCCCCGACTCGGGCTACGGGCCCTGGCCGGCGATGACCGCCTGGGCCCTGGGCCAGCGAGGCGAGGTCGCGCTCGGCTGACGTGCAGGGCGGCTGGCGGCCGCATGGCTGCGTCGGCAAGGCGGGCGGGTTCGTCCTGCACGGGCGCACCCGACGGCCCGCTGACGACGGACCCGCCCGCCCCGCGAGGACGAGCCCCTAGGAGGCGGGGGCCAGGAACGCGGCCGCGGCAGCCGAGAGCGAGGCCGGGTCGTCCACGCCGCAGAGCTCGCGTGCCGAGTGCATGCCGAGCAGGGGCACGCCGACGTCGATCGTGCGGATGCCGAGGCGCGTCGCGGTGATCGGCCCGATGGTCGACCCGCAGGGCACGCTGTTGCTCGAGACGAACTCCTGGAACGGCACGCCGGCCTGCTCGCACGCCCGCACCCACTCGGCGGCGCCGAGGCCGTCGGTGGCGTAGCGCTGGTTCGCGTTGATCTTCAGCAGCGGCCCGCCGTTGACGACGGGCTGGTTCGCGGGGTCGTGGCGCTCGGGGTAGTTCGGGTGCACGGCGTGGCCGGCGTCGGCGCTGAGGCACCAGGAGGCGGCGAGTGCGCGTCGGTGGTCGGTCGCGTCGGCGCCGAGCCCGGCCGAGACCCGCGCGAGGACGTCCTCGAGGAACGGCCCGGCGGCGCCGGAGGGGGTGGCCGACCCGACTTCCTCGTGGTCGAACGCGGCGAACACGGCCACGTGGTCGAGGTCGGTGTCGGCATCGGCGTCGGCGACCGCGAGGAGGGCCGCGAGACCGGCGTGGGTGGACGACAGGTTGTCCATCCGGCCGGCCGCGAACAGCTCGCCCGAGAGACCGAGCACGGCGGGGGCGGCGGTGTCGGCGACGACCACGTCGTAGCCGACCACGTCGGAGCCCGAGAGACCGGCGAGGCCCGCGAGGTGACCCAGCACGTCGGCCTGGTCGAGCGGGCCGGCTCCCACCACGGGAGCGAGGTGGCGCTGGGGGTCGAGCTTGAGCCCCTCGGAGTTGACGCCCCGGTCGAGGTGCACGGCGAGCTGGGGGATGCGGAGCAGAGGACCCGTCCGCACCAGGTGCGTCTCGCCAGAGCGTGTCACGAGCCGACCGGCGAACTCCAGGTCGCGGTCGAGCCAGGAGTTGAAGAGCGGACCGCCGTAGACCTCGACGCCCGCCTGCACCCAGCCGCGCGTGCCCGTCGTGGGCTTCGGCTTGAGCTTGAAGCCGGGGGAGTCGGTGTGCGCCCCCACGACCCGGAACGGCGTGGTCGACGAGGCCCCGCCCGGCTCGACCCACGCGATCACGGCACCGTCGCGGACGACGTAGCGTCGCCCGGGACCGGTGGGCCACCCGGCCGTCTCGTCGAGGGCCGTGAACCCGGCCGCGTCCAGCCGACGTGCGGCCTCGGCCGCGGCGTGGAAGGAGGAGGGGGACGCCTGGATGAAGGAGGCGAAGTCGTCGAGGTGCGCGCGCGAGGAAGTCATCCCCACCAGCTTGCACCATCCCGCCGACGGCACACCCGAGTCAGCATCGCGCCCTCAGCGCCCGCCGCTGCCGGTGACCTGTGCCCCGGGCTCGGCGCCGCTCTCGCCGCGGCCGTCCTCGTCGTCGGCCGTGAGGCCGGCCGTGCGGTCGCCCGAGACGCCCGCGGGGTCGACGGCGACGTAGCCGTCCTCGCCCGACATCGGACCGCCGAGACGCTCGGTGACGTCGCCGTCGGGCGTGACGTCCCTGCCCCTGGCAGGACGGCCCTGGGTGTCGGTGGCGCCGTCGGCGGGGTGGCCGGCCGTGCCGGCAGCGGCTGCCTCGTCGTGGGAGGCGAGGGCCGCCTCCTCGACCCGCCCCTGCAGGGCGCTGCCCCCGGTGGCGTGGTCGTCGGCGGAGTCGTGGTCGTGTGTGTCGCTCATGGG from Frigoribacterium sp. PvP032 includes these protein-coding regions:
- a CDS encoding M18 family aminopeptidase, coding for MTSSRAHLDDFASFIQASPSSFHAAAEAARRLDAAGFTALDETAGWPTGPGRRYVVRDGAVIAWVEPGGASSTTPFRVVGAHTDSPGFKLKPKPTTGTRGWVQAGVEVYGGPLFNSWLDRDLEFAGRLVTRSGETHLVRTGPLLRIPQLAVHLDRGVNSEGLKLDPQRHLAPVVGAGPLDQADVLGHLAGLAGLSGSDVVGYDVVVADTAAPAVLGLSGELFAAGRMDNLSSTHAGLAALLAVADADADTDLDHVAVFAAFDHEEVGSATPSGAAGPFLEDVLARVSAGLGADATDHRRALAASWCLSADAGHAVHPNYPERHDPANQPVVNGGPLLKINANQRYATDGLGAAEWVRACEQAGVPFQEFVSSNSVPCGSTIGPITATRLGIRTIDVGVPLLGMHSARELCGVDDPASLSAAAAAFLAPAS
- a CDS encoding alpha/beta hydrolase, which produces MTTSAPGFLLLHGWQNRRPVDHWQHQLAEELRGRGLAVRYPQLPSPDEPDPAAWEAVVRSEHAALGPGPVTVVCHSLSTLLWLRIQAGARPLAADRVALVSPPSPELIAGQDAVHAFVDGGRAAGGDAVGAETASAEPAGAEAADSPEPAGAEAADSPEPLLFDGRLLGTGAVGDAVVVAGDDDPWLPLGLGDTWRGRLDARQVVVRGGGHLTPDSGYGPWPAMTAWALGQRGEVALG